A DNA window from Gorilla gorilla gorilla isolate KB3781 chromosome 6, NHGRI_mGorGor1-v2.1_pri, whole genome shotgun sequence contains the following coding sequences:
- the GET4 gene encoding Golgi to ER traffic protein 4 homolog isoform X3, translated as MFSCSQVQAFPRDAILTHSHSSRRYMSQSKHAEARELMYSGALLFFSHGQQNSAADLSMLVLESLEKAEVEVADELLENLAKVFSLMDPNSPERVAFVSRALKWSSGGSGKLGHPRLHQLLALTLWKEQNYCESRYHFLHSADGEGCANMLVEYSTSRGFRSEVDMFVAQAVLQFLCLKNKSSASVVFTTYTQKHPSIEDGPPFVEPLLNFIWFLLLAVDGGKLTVFTVLCEQYQPSLRRDPMYNEYLDRIGQLFFGVPPKQTSSYGGLLGNLLTSLMGSSEQEEGEESPSDGSPIELD; from the exons CAAGAGATGCCATTTTAACTCACAGCCACAGCAGTCGAAg GTACATGTCCCAGAGCAAGCACGCGGAGGCCCGGGAGCTCATGTACTCGGGAGCCCTGCTCTTCTTCAGCCATGGCCAG CAAAACAGTGCAGCAGACTTGTCCATGCTGGTCCTGGAGTCCCTGGAGAAGGCGGAAGTGGAGGTGGCTGACGAGCTGCTGG AAAATCTGGCTAAAGTGTTCAGCCTGATGGACCCCAACTCTCCTGAGCGCGTGGCCTTTGTGTCCAGAGCCCTGAAGTGGTCCAGTGGGGGCTCCGGGAAGCTGGGCCACCCCCGGCTGCACCAGCTGCTGGCCCTCACCCTGTGGAAAG AACAAAACTATTGTGAGTCGAGGTATCATTTTCTGCACTCAGCGGACGGGGAGGGCTGTGCCAACATGCTGGTGGAGTATTCCACGTCCCGCGGCTTCCGCAGCGAGGTGGACATGTTCGTGGCCCAGGCCGTGCTACA GTTtctctgtttaaaaaacaaaagtagcgCATCGGTGGTCTTCACGACGTACACCCAGAAGCACCCATCCATCGAGGACGGGCCTCCGTTTGTGGAGCCGCTGCTTAACTTCATCTGGTTCCTGCTGCTGGCTGTGGACGG TGGGAAGCTGACGGTGTTCACTGTGCTGTGTGAGCAGTACCAGCCATCCCTCCGGCGGGACCCGATGTACAACGAG TACCTCGACCGCATAGGACAGCTGTTCTTTGGCGTCCCGCCCAAGCAGACGTCTTCCTACGGGGGCCTGCTCG GGAACCTTCTGACCAGCCTCATGGGCTCCTCAgagcaggaggagggggaggagagccCCAGCGACGGCAGCCCCATCGAGCTGGACTGA
- the GET4 gene encoding Golgi to ER traffic protein 4 homolog isoform X4, translating into MFSCSVQAFPRDAILTHSHSSRRYMSQSKHAEARELMYSGALLFFSHGQQNSAADLSMLVLESLEKAEVEVADELLENLAKVFSLMDPNSPERVAFVSRALKWSSGGSGKLGHPRLHQLLALTLWKEQNYCESRYHFLHSADGEGCANMLVEYSTSRGFRSEVDMFVAQAVLQFLCLKNKSSASVVFTTYTQKHPSIEDGPPFVEPLLNFIWFLLLAVDGGKLTVFTVLCEQYQPSLRRDPMYNEYLDRIGQLFFGVPPKQTSSYGGLLGNLLTSLMGSSEQEEGEESPSDGSPIELD; encoded by the exons CAAGAGATGCCATTTTAACTCACAGCCACAGCAGTCGAAg GTACATGTCCCAGAGCAAGCACGCGGAGGCCCGGGAGCTCATGTACTCGGGAGCCCTGCTCTTCTTCAGCCATGGCCAG CAAAACAGTGCAGCAGACTTGTCCATGCTGGTCCTGGAGTCCCTGGAGAAGGCGGAAGTGGAGGTGGCTGACGAGCTGCTGG AAAATCTGGCTAAAGTGTTCAGCCTGATGGACCCCAACTCTCCTGAGCGCGTGGCCTTTGTGTCCAGAGCCCTGAAGTGGTCCAGTGGGGGCTCCGGGAAGCTGGGCCACCCCCGGCTGCACCAGCTGCTGGCCCTCACCCTGTGGAAAG AACAAAACTATTGTGAGTCGAGGTATCATTTTCTGCACTCAGCGGACGGGGAGGGCTGTGCCAACATGCTGGTGGAGTATTCCACGTCCCGCGGCTTCCGCAGCGAGGTGGACATGTTCGTGGCCCAGGCCGTGCTACA GTTtctctgtttaaaaaacaaaagtagcgCATCGGTGGTCTTCACGACGTACACCCAGAAGCACCCATCCATCGAGGACGGGCCTCCGTTTGTGGAGCCGCTGCTTAACTTCATCTGGTTCCTGCTGCTGGCTGTGGACGG TGGGAAGCTGACGGTGTTCACTGTGCTGTGTGAGCAGTACCAGCCATCCCTCCGGCGGGACCCGATGTACAACGAG TACCTCGACCGCATAGGACAGCTGTTCTTTGGCGTCCCGCCCAAGCAGACGTCTTCCTACGGGGGCCTGCTCG GGAACCTTCTGACCAGCCTCATGGGCTCCTCAgagcaggaggagggggaggagagccCCAGCGACGGCAGCCCCATCGAGCTGGACTGA
- the GET4 gene encoding Golgi to ER traffic protein 4 homolog isoform X1 — MRFCPWPHWRHREAGCVWELVFPECPVPDSSRPPLSQSRPCGTGTRTAGHRVSGPVEAPAVVLGYMSQSKHAEARELMYSGALLFFSHGQQNSAADLSMLVLESLEKAEVEVADELLENLAKVFSLMDPNSPERVAFVSRALKWSSGGSGKLGHPRLHQLLALTLWKEQNYCESRYHFLHSADGEGCANMLVEYSTSRGFRSEVDMFVAQAVLQFLCLKNKSSASVVFTTYTQKHPSIEDGPPFVEPLLNFIWFLLLAVDGGKLTVFTVLCEQYQPSLRRDPMYNEYLDRIGQLFFGVPPKQTSSYGGLLGNLLTSLMGSSEQEEGEESPSDGSPIELD, encoded by the exons ATGCGGTTCTGCCCATGGCCCCACTGGCGGCATCGTGAGGCCGGGTGTGTCTGGGAGCTTGTTTTTCCAGAGTGCCCTGTGCCAGACAGCTCCCGGCCTCCTCTGAGTCAGTCACGGCCCTGCGGGACTGGAACTAGGACGGCCGGTCACAGAGTCAGTGGTCCTGTCGAGGCTCCTGCTGTGGTGTTGGG GTACATGTCCCAGAGCAAGCACGCGGAGGCCCGGGAGCTCATGTACTCGGGAGCCCTGCTCTTCTTCAGCCATGGCCAG CAAAACAGTGCAGCAGACTTGTCCATGCTGGTCCTGGAGTCCCTGGAGAAGGCGGAAGTGGAGGTGGCTGACGAGCTGCTGG AAAATCTGGCTAAAGTGTTCAGCCTGATGGACCCCAACTCTCCTGAGCGCGTGGCCTTTGTGTCCAGAGCCCTGAAGTGGTCCAGTGGGGGCTCCGGGAAGCTGGGCCACCCCCGGCTGCACCAGCTGCTGGCCCTCACCCTGTGGAAAG AACAAAACTATTGTGAGTCGAGGTATCATTTTCTGCACTCAGCGGACGGGGAGGGCTGTGCCAACATGCTGGTGGAGTATTCCACGTCCCGCGGCTTCCGCAGCGAGGTGGACATGTTCGTGGCCCAGGCCGTGCTACA GTTtctctgtttaaaaaacaaaagtagcgCATCGGTGGTCTTCACGACGTACACCCAGAAGCACCCATCCATCGAGGACGGGCCTCCGTTTGTGGAGCCGCTGCTTAACTTCATCTGGTTCCTGCTGCTGGCTGTGGACGG TGGGAAGCTGACGGTGTTCACTGTGCTGTGTGAGCAGTACCAGCCATCCCTCCGGCGGGACCCGATGTACAACGAG TACCTCGACCGCATAGGACAGCTGTTCTTTGGCGTCCCGCCCAAGCAGACGTCTTCCTACGGGGGCCTGCTCG GGAACCTTCTGACCAGCCTCATGGGCTCCTCAgagcaggaggagggggaggagagccCCAGCGACGGCAGCCCCATCGAGCTGGACTGA
- the GET4 gene encoding Golgi to ER traffic protein 4 homolog isoform X5, whose protein sequence is MSQSKHAEARELMYSGALLFFSHGQQNSAADLSMLVLESLEKAEVEVADELLENLAKVFSLMDPNSPERVAFVSRALKWSSGGSGKLGHPRLHQLLALTLWKEQNYCESRYHFLHSADGEGCANMLVEYSTSRGFRSEVDMFVAQAVLQFLCLKNKSSASVVFTTYTQKHPSIEDGPPFVEPLLNFIWFLLLAVDGGKLTVFTVLCEQYQPSLRRDPMYNEYLDRIGQLFFGVPPKQTSSYGGLLGNLLTSLMGSSEQEEGEESPSDGSPIELD, encoded by the exons ATGTCCCAGAGCAAGCACGCGGAGGCCCGGGAGCTCATGTACTCGGGAGCCCTGCTCTTCTTCAGCCATGGCCAG CAAAACAGTGCAGCAGACTTGTCCATGCTGGTCCTGGAGTCCCTGGAGAAGGCGGAAGTGGAGGTGGCTGACGAGCTGCTGG AAAATCTGGCTAAAGTGTTCAGCCTGATGGACCCCAACTCTCCTGAGCGCGTGGCCTTTGTGTCCAGAGCCCTGAAGTGGTCCAGTGGGGGCTCCGGGAAGCTGGGCCACCCCCGGCTGCACCAGCTGCTGGCCCTCACCCTGTGGAAAG AACAAAACTATTGTGAGTCGAGGTATCATTTTCTGCACTCAGCGGACGGGGAGGGCTGTGCCAACATGCTGGTGGAGTATTCCACGTCCCGCGGCTTCCGCAGCGAGGTGGACATGTTCGTGGCCCAGGCCGTGCTACA GTTtctctgtttaaaaaacaaaagtagcgCATCGGTGGTCTTCACGACGTACACCCAGAAGCACCCATCCATCGAGGACGGGCCTCCGTTTGTGGAGCCGCTGCTTAACTTCATCTGGTTCCTGCTGCTGGCTGTGGACGG TGGGAAGCTGACGGTGTTCACTGTGCTGTGTGAGCAGTACCAGCCATCCCTCCGGCGGGACCCGATGTACAACGAG TACCTCGACCGCATAGGACAGCTGTTCTTTGGCGTCCCGCCCAAGCAGACGTCTTCCTACGGGGGCCTGCTCG GGAACCTTCTGACCAGCCTCATGGGCTCCTCAgagcaggaggagggggaggagagccCCAGCGACGGCAGCCCCATCGAGCTGGACTGA